The following are encoded in a window of Bos indicus x Bos taurus breed Angus x Brahman F1 hybrid chromosome 4, Bos_hybrid_MaternalHap_v2.0, whole genome shotgun sequence genomic DNA:
- the MRPL32 gene encoding 39S ribosomal protein L32, mitochondrial, with product MAPTMLVLLVPPFPVARGLLRNCWKQLQGKLLQSRPGFSSPPWGPALAVQGPAIFSEPTNDTSGSTETSSLLDSIFWMAAPKNRRSIEVNRCRRRNPHKLIKVKNNIDFCPECGHLKQKHVLCGYCYEKVRKETAEIRRQIGKQEGGPFKAPTVETVVLYSGETPSEHDQGKRIIERERKRPSWFTQN from the exons ATGGCGCCCACCATGCTGGTGCTGCTTGTTCCGCCGTTTCCCGTAGCCCGAGGACTTCTCCGGAACTGTTGGAAGCAGCTGCAGGGGAAACTTCTGCAGAGCCGACCAGGTTTTTCCAGTCCTCCATGGG GACCAGCGTTAGCGGTCCAAGGTCCAGCTATATTTTCAGAACCAACAAATGATACCAGTGGAAGTACGGAGACGTCCAGCCTTTTGGATAGTATATTTTGGATGGCAGCTCCTAAAAACAGGCGCAGCATTGAAGTGAACCGGTGTAGGAGAAGAAACCCTCATAAGCTTATTAAAGTTAAG aacaatatAGACTTTTGTCCTGAGTGTGGTCACCTGAAACAGAAACATGTCCTCTGTGGCTATTGCTATGAGAAGGTGCGCAAGGAAACGGCAGAAATCAGAAGACAGATAGGGAAGCAAGAGGGGGGCCCTTTCAAGGCTCCTACTGTGGAGACTGTGGTGCTGTACTCGGGGGAGACACCCTCTGAGCACGATCAAGGCAAGAGGATCATTGAGCGAGAGAGGAAGCGGCCATCCTGGTTCACCCAGAATTGA